The Pirellulimonas nuda genome includes a region encoding these proteins:
- the leuD gene encoding 3-isopropylmalate dehydratase small subunit has translation MNPFTTHTGLVVSLDRANVDTDQIIPKQFLKRIERTGFGEFLFWDWRRNEDGSENPDFELNRPSAKGASVLLARRNFGSGSSREHAPWALEDYGFRVVVAPSFADIFYNNCFKNGMLPIVLSETQVDDLFDRAERHAPYHLTADLDKQRLTDEHGLDIPFEVDPIRRHSLLNGLDDIGMTLAHADKISAYEAAHGVA, from the coding sequence ATGAACCCCTTCACCACCCACACCGGCCTGGTCGTCTCTCTCGACCGCGCCAACGTAGACACCGACCAGATCATCCCCAAGCAGTTCCTCAAGCGTATCGAGCGCACCGGGTTCGGCGAGTTCTTGTTCTGGGACTGGCGCCGGAACGAAGACGGCTCTGAGAACCCCGACTTCGAGCTCAACCGCCCGTCCGCCAAGGGCGCCAGCGTGCTGCTGGCCAGGCGCAACTTCGGCTCGGGTTCGAGCCGCGAGCACGCCCCTTGGGCGCTCGAGGACTACGGCTTCCGTGTGGTCGTGGCGCCCAGCTTTGCCGACATCTTCTACAACAACTGTTTCAAGAACGGCATGCTGCCGATCGTGCTCAGCGAAACGCAAGTCGATGACTTGTTCGATCGCGCCGAGCGGCACGCGCCGTACCACCTGACGGCCGACCTCGACAAGCAGCGGCTCACCGACGAGCACGGGCTCGACATCCCGTTCGAGGTCGATCCCATCCGCCGGCACTCGCTGCTCAACGGGCTGGACGACATCGGCATGACGCTCGCCCACGCCGACAAGATCTCCGCCTACGAGGCGGCCCACGGGGTGGCGTAG
- a CDS encoding DUF1570 domain-containing protein, whose product MALLRQSRLGRCVVLLAAWGAALGALAAEPAGRWIDQRQVGPFAIAAEFDLSQYEPMLAELPALEREIRRVLATRPCNAPVTVMLAADEDQHRAVLAARFPGLPYRRALYVKQGAAAVVFAYRQPELAVDLRHECTHALLHADLAMLPLWLDEGLAEYFEPQETDRAFGHPHAAAICRELSLGRVHSVAQLEANTKLEEMSAEEYRSAWAWTHFMLHGPPEASEALWGFIASIRRGEPPGRLSARLASRVPDLQGRFARHFRYWPQSQTASERVQLR is encoded by the coding sequence TTGGCGCTTCTTCGCCAAAGCCGGCTAGGCCGATGCGTTGTTCTGCTCGCGGCGTGGGGCGCGGCGCTGGGCGCCCTGGCGGCCGAGCCCGCCGGGCGGTGGATCGACCAACGCCAGGTGGGGCCGTTCGCCATCGCCGCCGAGTTCGACCTGTCGCAGTACGAGCCGATGCTGGCCGAGCTGCCGGCGCTTGAGCGCGAGATCCGACGCGTGCTGGCGACCCGCCCGTGCAACGCGCCGGTGACCGTGATGCTGGCCGCGGACGAGGACCAGCACCGCGCGGTGCTCGCGGCGCGGTTCCCGGGGCTGCCGTACCGCCGCGCGTTGTACGTGAAGCAGGGGGCGGCCGCGGTAGTGTTCGCGTACCGCCAGCCCGAGCTGGCGGTCGACCTCCGCCACGAGTGCACGCACGCGCTGCTGCACGCCGACCTGGCGATGCTGCCGCTGTGGCTGGATGAGGGGCTGGCCGAGTACTTCGAGCCCCAGGAAACAGACCGGGCCTTCGGGCACCCCCACGCGGCGGCCATCTGCCGCGAGCTGTCGCTGGGCCGTGTCCACTCGGTGGCGCAGCTCGAAGCCAACACGAAGCTCGAAGAGATGTCGGCCGAGGAGTACCGCTCGGCCTGGGCGTGGACGCACTTCATGCTGCACGGCCCCCCCGAGGCCTCCGAAGCGTTGTGGGGGTTCATCGCCTCGATCCGCCGGGGCGAGCCGCCGGGCCGGCTGTCCGCGCGGCTCGCCAGCCGCGTGCCCGACCTGCAAGGCCGGTTCGCGCGCCACTTCCGCTACTGGCCCCAGAGCCAGACGGCCTCCGAGCGGGTGCAGCTCCGCTAG
- a CDS encoding carboxypeptidase-like regulatory domain-containing protein, which translates to MAGRHTPTRTRVLLFSALAALAPGSGLAEGPPQPVRLPLVPAPATVLDVVLGEPAALTGQVTSAQGVARAESRVLLHDSFGRSVAATSNADGAFGFQGVTPGVYCLQQGDTVQACRVWTPETAPPNALSSVLIVPTGDAVLGQYSPPHTNRFLRGAKKVLAHPLAVAGIVGTAVAIPVAIHNANQDDDPSTP; encoded by the coding sequence ATGGCCGGCCGACACACACCGACGCGCACCCGCGTTCTCCTGTTCTCTGCCTTGGCCGCCCTGGCGCCCGGCAGCGGCCTGGCCGAGGGGCCGCCACAACCGGTCCGCCTGCCGCTTGTCCCCGCGCCGGCAACGGTGCTCGACGTCGTGCTCGGCGAGCCGGCTGCCCTGACCGGCCAGGTCACAAGCGCCCAGGGCGTCGCCCGGGCCGAGTCGCGCGTGCTGCTGCACGACTCGTTCGGCCGCTCGGTCGCCGCCACGTCCAACGCCGACGGCGCCTTCGGGTTCCAGGGGGTAACGCCCGGCGTCTACTGCCTGCAGCAAGGGGACACGGTGCAGGCCTGCCGCGTCTGGACGCCCGAAACGGCGCCCCCCAACGCCCTCAGCAGCGTGTTGATCGTGCCGACCGGCGACGCGGTGCTGGGGCAGTACTCCCCGCCGCACACGAACCGCTTCCTACGCGGCGCCAAGAAAGTGCTGGCCCATCCGCTGGCCGTGGCCGGCATCGTCGGAACGGCCGTCGCGATCCCGGTAGCGATCCACAACGCCAACCAGGACGACGACCCAAGCACCCCGTGA
- the leuC gene encoding 3-isopropylmalate dehydratase large subunit, producing MSAPRTLFEKIWDNHVVLNEQGRQTILYIDLHLVHEVTSPQAFEGLRLAGRTVRRPAKTIATADHNVPTSDRRLPIADPISKQQIDTLRANCKEFGVTYYDLGDPRQGIVHVIGPELGYTQPGMTIVCGDSHTSTHGAFGALAFGIGTSEVEHVLATQTLLQSRPKTLELRVDGKLGNGVTAKDMILYLIGQLTTSGGTGYCIEYTGDVVRGLSMENRMTICNMSIEAGARAGMIAPDETTFAYLKGRPFAPEGAAWDKALAEWRKLPTDAGATYDKSLKFAGADIAPQVSWGTNPGQVASVTGAVPKPSDFSDPTDQKTTAQSLEYMGIQGGQPITELKLDRVFIGSCTNGRIEDLRAAAAVAKGKHVSSHVSAMVVPGSGQVKEQAEAEGLDVIFKEAGFDWREAGCSMCLAMNPDKLEPGERCASTSNRNFEGRQGRGGRTHLVSPAMAAAAAVAGHFVDVREWEPSS from the coding sequence ATGTCCGCTCCCCGCACGCTTTTTGAGAAAATCTGGGACAACCACGTCGTCCTCAACGAACAGGGGCGGCAGACGATCCTCTACATCGATCTGCACCTGGTGCACGAAGTGACCAGCCCCCAGGCGTTCGAGGGGTTGCGGCTTGCCGGCCGCACGGTCCGCCGGCCCGCGAAGACCATCGCCACGGCCGACCACAACGTCCCCACCAGCGACCGCCGGCTGCCCATCGCCGACCCGATCTCCAAACAGCAGATCGACACGCTGCGGGCCAACTGCAAGGAGTTTGGGGTCACCTACTACGACCTCGGCGACCCGCGGCAAGGGATCGTGCACGTCATCGGCCCCGAGCTGGGTTACACGCAGCCCGGCATGACCATCGTCTGCGGCGACAGCCACACCAGCACGCACGGCGCGTTTGGCGCGCTGGCGTTCGGCATCGGCACCAGCGAGGTAGAGCACGTGCTGGCCACGCAGACGCTGCTGCAGTCGAGGCCCAAGACGCTTGAGCTGCGCGTCGACGGCAAGCTCGGCAACGGCGTCACGGCCAAGGACATGATCTTGTACCTGATCGGTCAGCTCACCACCTCAGGCGGCACCGGCTACTGCATCGAGTACACGGGCGACGTGGTCCGCGGGCTCTCGATGGAAAACCGCATGACCATCTGCAACATGTCCATCGAGGCGGGCGCGCGGGCCGGCATGATCGCCCCCGACGAGACGACGTTCGCCTACCTCAAGGGGCGGCCCTTCGCGCCCGAGGGCGCGGCGTGGGACAAGGCGCTGGCCGAGTGGCGCAAGCTGCCGACCGATGCGGGGGCGACGTACGACAAGTCGCTCAAGTTCGCCGGCGCCGACATCGCCCCGCAAGTGAGCTGGGGCACCAACCCTGGCCAGGTGGCCAGCGTCACCGGCGCGGTCCCTAAGCCGAGCGATTTTTCCGACCCCACCGACCAGAAGACCACCGCCCAGTCGCTGGAGTACATGGGCATCCAGGGGGGCCAGCCGATCACCGAGCTGAAGCTCGACCGCGTGTTCATCGGCAGTTGCACCAATGGCCGGATCGAAGACCTCCGCGCCGCCGCCGCCGTGGCCAAGGGGAAACACGTCTCTAGTCACGTCAGCGCGATGGTGGTCCCCGGCAGCGGCCAAGTGAAGGAGCAGGCCGAGGCCGAGGGCCTGGACGTGATCTTCAAGGAGGCCGGCTTCGACTGGCGCGAAGCGGGCTGCAGCATGTGCCTGGCGATGAACCCGGACAAGCTCGAGCCGGGCGAGCGCTGCGCCTCGACCTCAAACCGCAACTTCGAGGGCCGCCAAGGCCGCGGCGGGCGGACCCACCTGGTAAGCCCCGCGATGGCGGCCGCGGCCGCGGTGGCGGGGCATTTTGTCGATGTGCGTGAGTGGGAACCCTCTAGCTAG
- a CDS encoding 2-keto-4-pentenoate hydratase, which produces MKTLLSVALILVCPTVEAIAQSTLTGYVAVARRSGQRYAELPSETLSSIGQAYEFQKRLSDTEQQWFGPKVGWKVGYASTAAQQQFGVDSPARGPLFLSQQVQSGSTIPADDFVEIMLETEVAFTLGKTINAPVKDVAELKSYVRFVHPAFDGSDYRFEADAAPTPVDMIATDLGSHRFVLGPGVDPSKVDVDNLRLKLIRNGETLRESPSSEVMGSPWNSLLWCVNSDLELQRRYRSSQPQNGIPAGTVILTGTADKAYKVTGDAIRGEYVADCGELGQARMTIE; this is translated from the coding sequence ATGAAGACCCTGCTGTCCGTCGCTCTGATCCTGGTCTGTCCCACCGTCGAGGCGATCGCCCAGTCCACACTCACGGGCTACGTCGCCGTGGCAAGGCGTTCCGGCCAGCGCTACGCAGAGCTGCCGAGCGAGACGCTCAGCAGCATTGGGCAGGCTTACGAGTTTCAGAAGCGACTGAGCGACACGGAGCAGCAGTGGTTCGGCCCAAAGGTCGGATGGAAAGTCGGCTACGCCAGCACCGCGGCCCAGCAGCAGTTCGGCGTCGATTCTCCGGCGCGCGGGCCGTTGTTCTTGTCGCAGCAGGTGCAGAGCGGATCAACGATTCCGGCCGACGATTTTGTCGAGATTATGCTGGAGACAGAGGTCGCGTTCACCCTCGGCAAGACGATCAATGCGCCGGTCAAGGATGTCGCGGAGCTCAAGTCGTACGTCCGGTTCGTGCACCCGGCCTTCGACGGCAGCGACTACCGGTTCGAGGCAGACGCCGCGCCGACGCCCGTAGACATGATCGCGACCGACCTCGGCTCGCACCGCTTCGTGCTGGGCCCCGGCGTCGACCCCAGCAAGGTCGACGTAGACAACCTTCGCCTCAAGTTGATACGCAACGGCGAAACCCTCCGCGAGAGCCCCTCGTCTGAGGTAATGGGCAGCCCCTGGAACTCGCTCCTGTGGTGCGTGAACAGCGACCTTGAACTTCAGAGGCGGTACAGAAGCAGCCAACCGCAGAATGGCATCCCCGCCGGCACGGTCATCCTCACCGGCACCGCCGACAAGGCGTACAAGGTGACCGGCGACGCCATCCGCGGCGAGTACGTGGCCGACTGCGGCGAGCTGGGGCAGGCGCGGATGACCATCGAGTAG
- a CDS encoding tyrosine-protein phosphatase — translation MDAPFVDIHCHMVPGIDDGASDANESLAMAQIAVDEGFDTVICTPHQLGQFARNTKQRVGAAVTELQELLDSANIPLRVLPGADVRIDNNLPERIAADEVETLGGHGRHVLLELPHEVYFPLEPLLGALEAKGITGILSHPERNQGILSRPSLLEPLVAGGCLMQVTAGSLTGHFGAASRALAEQMARRGLVHFLATDAHGSKSRRPKIQAAFARACELAGEDAALQWCCEFPRLVAEGREVPSGVVSTNTPRRSAWRFFAKAG, via the coding sequence ATGGATGCGCCGTTCGTTGATATTCACTGTCATATGGTCCCCGGCATCGACGACGGGGCCAGCGACGCAAACGAGTCGCTGGCGATGGCCCAGATCGCCGTGGACGAGGGCTTCGACACCGTCATCTGCACCCCGCACCAACTCGGCCAGTTCGCCCGCAACACGAAGCAGCGCGTGGGCGCGGCGGTGACGGAACTGCAGGAGCTGCTCGATAGCGCCAACATCCCGCTCCGCGTGCTGCCGGGCGCCGACGTGCGGATCGACAACAACCTTCCGGAAAGGATCGCGGCCGACGAGGTCGAGACCCTCGGCGGGCACGGCCGGCACGTGCTGCTGGAGCTGCCGCACGAGGTCTACTTCCCGCTGGAGCCGCTGCTGGGCGCGCTGGAAGCCAAGGGCATCACCGGCATCCTCTCCCACCCCGAACGCAACCAAGGGATCCTCAGCCGGCCGTCGCTGCTCGAGCCTCTGGTGGCCGGCGGCTGCTTGATGCAGGTGACCGCCGGGAGCCTCACCGGGCACTTCGGCGCGGCGAGCCGCGCGCTGGCCGAGCAGATGGCCCGCAGGGGTCTGGTGCACTTCCTGGCGACCGACGCGCACGGATCGAAGTCGCGCAGGCCGAAGATTCAAGCGGCCTTCGCTCGGGCGTGCGAGCTGGCCGGCGAAGACGCCGCGCTGCAGTGGTGCTGCGAGTTCCCCAGACTGGTCGCGGAGGGACGCGAGGTTCCTTCGGGCGTGGTCTCCACCAACACGCCCCGGAGGTCCGCTTGGCGCTTCTTCGCCAAAGCCGGCTAG
- a CDS encoding Uma2 family endonuclease: protein MLANAQSLSGLGDHITIVPGGEAPCAAIPTAALQSHDAFRDWATSPLFPEQVVVTYLNGEVCIDMSPDNLDTHNLLKGKVFRVLDELVEREDLGVLFADGCLLSNAFAKLTTVPDALFASHESLESELVRPTASKAQPGSHVELNGSPDWVLEVVSASSVHKDNQTLRDGYYRAGVKEYWIIDGRDDDLSFVMLVRGPNSFVPVAAEGGFLSSPTFNARFALTRRRDRHGFWQYSLSTQ from the coding sequence ATGCTTGCAAACGCCCAATCGTTGAGCGGCCTGGGGGACCACATCACCATCGTCCCAGGAGGAGAGGCGCCGTGCGCCGCGATCCCTACCGCCGCGCTACAGAGTCACGATGCATTTCGAGACTGGGCGACATCGCCTTTGTTTCCCGAGCAAGTGGTGGTCACATACCTCAACGGCGAAGTGTGCATCGACATGAGTCCGGACAATCTTGACACGCACAATCTGCTTAAAGGGAAGGTGTTTCGAGTTCTTGACGAACTGGTTGAGCGAGAGGACCTCGGTGTGTTATTTGCCGACGGGTGCCTACTGTCCAACGCATTCGCCAAGCTCACCACAGTTCCCGACGCGTTGTTTGCCTCTCACGAGTCACTGGAATCAGAGCTAGTACGCCCCACCGCAAGCAAGGCACAGCCGGGATCCCACGTTGAACTCAACGGTTCGCCGGATTGGGTGCTAGAGGTGGTTAGTGCCTCCTCCGTCCATAAGGACAACCAAACCCTGCGTGACGGCTATTACCGGGCCGGCGTGAAGGAGTACTGGATCATTGATGGTCGAGATGACGACCTCAGTTTCGTCATGCTGGTCCGCGGCCCGAACTCCTTCGTTCCCGTTGCGGCTGAGGGCGGCTTTCTCAGCTCGCCGACTTTCAATGCGAGGTTTGCTCTCACACGTCGCCGCGACCGGCATGGATTCTGGCAATACAGCCTCTCGACTCAGTAA
- a CDS encoding mechanosensitive ion channel family protein — MADAPNKEPSLDAAVENVVGISSDFVAHAPLLVAGVVVLAATWAAANLFASVARRVLERQRGKRGFKDLLRELGVTAVWVIGLLVTAVVVFPGMTPTKALAGLGIGSVALGFAFKDIVENFLAGVLILWRFPFDPGDYIRLGDIVGRVDQITVRMTLIRQVDGELVILPNAALLKQPVNVLTDRPHRRVTVICGVAYGEDVDAARAVIEQAVAACDSIDDRRPIEVFAQEFASSSINFEVTWWTGPTPTEVRRSRDQVVAAVKRSLHEAGIEIPFPYRTLTFKQPLELGRADSDARGEPVGGD, encoded by the coding sequence ATGGCCGACGCGCCCAACAAGGAACCCTCGCTCGATGCCGCCGTTGAGAACGTGGTCGGTATTTCTAGCGACTTTGTCGCCCACGCGCCGCTGCTGGTCGCCGGCGTGGTGGTGCTGGCAGCCACCTGGGCGGCGGCCAACCTGTTTGCCTCCGTCGCCCGGCGGGTGCTGGAGCGCCAGCGGGGCAAACGCGGGTTCAAGGACCTGCTCCGCGAGCTGGGGGTCACGGCCGTCTGGGTGATCGGGCTGCTGGTGACCGCGGTGGTGGTGTTCCCCGGCATGACGCCCACCAAGGCGCTCGCCGGGCTGGGGATCGGCTCGGTGGCGCTCGGGTTCGCGTTCAAGGACATCGTCGAGAACTTCCTGGCGGGGGTGCTGATCTTGTGGCGGTTCCCGTTCGACCCGGGAGACTACATCCGCTTGGGAGACATCGTGGGGCGGGTCGACCAGATCACCGTGCGGATGACCCTCATCCGCCAGGTCGACGGCGAGTTGGTGATCCTTCCCAACGCCGCACTGCTTAAGCAGCCGGTGAACGTGCTGACCGACCGGCCCCACCGACGCGTCACCGTGATCTGCGGCGTGGCCTACGGCGAGGACGTAGACGCCGCGCGTGCGGTCATCGAGCAAGCGGTCGCGGCCTGCGACAGCATCGACGACCGCCGACCGATTGAGGTCTTCGCCCAGGAGTTCGCCAGCAGCAGCATCAACTTCGAGGTGACCTGGTGGACCGGGCCGACGCCGACCGAGGTGCGACGCTCACGCGACCAAGTAGTGGCGGCCGTGAAGCGCTCGCTCCACGAGGCGGGCATCGAGATCCCGTTCCCGTACCGCACGCTCACGTTTAAGCAGCCGCTGGAACTCGGCCGAGCCGACAGCGATGCGCGGGGCGAACCAGTAGGCGGAGACTGA
- a CDS encoding carboxypeptidase-like regulatory domain-containing protein: MKVTFIHKLAIALALGGMMIPQAALAAPAPVASHQAVVVSDVALRAGGVFVGQVVDAHGAPLAEAGVSVRFAGKEVVSCTTDARGVFAAQGLRSGQYDVVAGGGQVTYRLWDAGAAPPTANNGALIVTGDEIISGQCGGCDPCGCPPGGTGGGASGALGWMKSHPLLVAAGVAAAIAIPLALADDDDPVNTPGTP, encoded by the coding sequence ATGAAAGTAACGTTCATCCATAAGCTCGCCATCGCGCTCGCCTTGGGCGGCATGATGATCCCGCAGGCGGCGCTAGCGGCGCCGGCGCCGGTCGCCAGCCATCAAGCCGTCGTCGTTTCCGACGTTGCGCTCCGCGCCGGAGGCGTGTTTGTCGGCCAGGTGGTCGACGCCCACGGCGCGCCGCTTGCCGAAGCCGGCGTCTCCGTCCGCTTCGCCGGCAAGGAAGTCGTGAGCTGCACCACCGACGCCCGCGGCGTGTTCGCCGCTCAGGGCCTCCGCTCGGGCCAGTACGATGTTGTGGCCGGCGGCGGACAAGTAACCTACCGGCTGTGGGACGCGGGCGCTGCGCCCCCCACCGCCAACAACGGGGCGCTCATCGTCACCGGTGACGAGATCATCAGCGGTCAGTGCGGCGGCTGCGATCCCTGCGGCTGCCCGCCCGGCGGTACCGGCGGCGGCGCCAGCGGCGCGCTCGGCTGGATGAAGAGCCACCCGCTGCTGGTGGCAGCAGGCGTGGCGGCCGCGATCGCCATCCCGTTGGCCCTGGCCGACGACGACGATCCCGTCAACACCCCGGGCACCCCGTAG
- the flhA gene encoding flagellar biosynthesis protein FlhA → MGSATSSSQGWLARLGDLVLPVAIIASVLVILVPLPSPVMDILLAGNIAVSVLVLLTTIYVRTPLEFSVFPSILLATTLARLVLNVATTRLILTRAKSDGLEAAGGVITAFSDFVAGDGKIVVGLIIFIIIIVIQFVVITKGATRISEVAARFALDGMPGKQMAIDADLNAGVIDEKEATQRRSEITQQADFFGAMDGASKFVRGDAIAGIIITVINIIGGLIIGVSQEGMAVSEAASLFTRLTIGDGLVSQVPAFLVSLAAALLVTRSTQKVNMPKEFLAQIFSRPQALAVTGAFLGVLIFTSLPRTPLITLGAACLGLSRVMTRKEQQADRDEATKTKADAAKPTEERVEDHLAVDPMEIELGVGLIRLADPSRGGDLLDRVGRVRQNVAAEIGLIMPKVRIRDNMRLAENQYRIKIADMPIAVDTVEPALLMAIDSGVTTGEIDGLPTKDPAFGADAKWINPSRAEEAELFGYTVVEPGAVLATHLTEVCRRHADEILTRDATKHLVDELKATSPTVVSELIPDLMPLAGVQGVLQGLLREQVSIRQLGLILETLGDHAAKTKDPVMLTEFVRHRLARQICTRYRDADERLHVVALDPALEDAIRGGFDHNERGIFLRMAPPTIEALCKKIGDEVQKLVTQNHTPIVLVNPQIRPALKQITEPHLPQLVVLSFNEITRDTNIVTHGLVVQ, encoded by the coding sequence TTGGGTTCCGCTACGTCATCATCGCAGGGTTGGCTCGCGCGGCTGGGCGACCTAGTGCTGCCGGTCGCCATCATCGCCAGCGTGCTGGTGATCCTGGTGCCGCTCCCCTCGCCGGTGATGGACATCCTGCTGGCGGGCAACATCGCGGTGAGCGTGCTGGTGTTGCTTACCACCATCTACGTCCGCACCCCGCTTGAGTTCAGCGTCTTCCCATCGATCCTGCTGGCCACCACGCTGGCGCGGCTGGTGCTGAACGTCGCTACCACGCGGCTGATCCTCACCCGGGCCAAGAGCGACGGGCTCGAAGCCGCCGGCGGCGTCATCACGGCCTTCTCCGACTTCGTGGCCGGCGACGGCAAGATCGTGGTCGGGCTGATCATCTTTATCATCATCATCGTCATCCAGTTCGTGGTGATCACCAAGGGCGCCACGCGCATCAGCGAAGTCGCGGCCCGGTTCGCCTTGGACGGCATGCCCGGCAAGCAGATGGCGATCGACGCCGACCTGAACGCCGGCGTCATCGACGAGAAAGAAGCCACCCAACGCCGATCAGAAATCACCCAGCAGGCCGACTTCTTTGGCGCCATGGACGGCGCCAGCAAGTTTGTCCGCGGCGACGCCATCGCCGGCATCATCATCACGGTGATCAACATCATCGGCGGTTTGATCATCGGGGTCAGCCAGGAAGGGATGGCGGTCAGCGAGGCCGCGTCGCTCTTCACGCGGCTGACCATCGGCGACGGGCTGGTGAGCCAGGTGCCGGCCTTCTTGGTGTCGCTCGCGGCCGCGCTGCTGGTGACGCGCAGCACGCAGAAAGTGAACATGCCCAAGGAGTTCTTGGCGCAAATCTTCTCGCGGCCGCAGGCGCTGGCGGTCACCGGCGCGTTCCTGGGGGTGCTGATCTTCACCAGCCTGCCGCGGACCCCGCTGATCACGCTGGGCGCGGCGTGCCTGGGCCTGTCTCGCGTCATGACGCGTAAGGAGCAGCAGGCCGACCGGGACGAGGCCACCAAGACCAAAGCAGACGCGGCCAAGCCGACCGAGGAGCGGGTGGAGGACCACCTGGCGGTCGACCCGATGGAGATCGAGTTGGGGGTGGGGCTGATCCGCCTCGCCGACCCCTCTCGCGGCGGTGACCTGCTGGACCGCGTGGGACGCGTCCGGCAGAACGTGGCTGCGGAGATCGGGCTGATCATGCCCAAGGTGCGGATCCGCGACAACATGCGGCTCGCAGAGAACCAGTACCGCATCAAGATCGCCGACATGCCGATCGCCGTAGACACGGTCGAGCCCGCGCTGCTGATGGCGATCGACTCGGGGGTCACCACGGGCGAGATCGACGGGCTCCCGACCAAGGACCCGGCGTTCGGGGCCGACGCCAAGTGGATCAACCCCTCGCGCGCCGAGGAGGCCGAGCTGTTCGGGTACACGGTGGTCGAGCCCGGCGCGGTGCTGGCGACCCACCTGACCGAGGTGTGCCGGCGCCACGCAGACGAGATCCTCACCCGCGACGCCACGAAGCACCTGGTGGACGAGCTCAAGGCGACCTCACCAACGGTGGTGAGCGAGCTGATCCCCGACCTGATGCCGCTGGCCGGCGTGCAGGGGGTGCTGCAGGGGCTGCTGCGGGAGCAGGTGTCGATCCGCCAATTGGGGCTGATCCTGGAGACCCTGGGCGACCACGCGGCCAAGACCAAAGACCCGGTGATGCTGACCGAGTTCGTCCGCCACCGCCTGGCGCGGCAGATCTGCACGCGCTACCGCGACGCCGACGAACGCCTGCACGTGGTGGCGCTCGACCCGGCGCTCGAGGACGCCATCCGCGGCGGCTTCGACCACAACGAACGCGGCATCTTCTTGCGGATGGCGCCCCCCACGATCGAGGCGCTGTGCAAGAAGATAGGGGACGAGGTGCAGAAGCTGGTCACCCAGAACCACACCCCCATCGTGCTGGTGAACCCGCAGATCCGCCCCGCGCTCAAACAAATCACCGAGCCGCACCTGCCTCAACTGGTGGTGCTGAGCTTCAACGAAATCACACGCGACACGAACATCGTCACCCATGGACTGGTTGTTCAGTAA
- a CDS encoding carbon storage regulator produces MLVLSRKAGEKIQIGDGITLEVRRVAGNRVTLAIEAPKDVRILRGELEKVVAQFNEPEPTVRTVPPVPRSDSRFGVNGRGLAGAVASARMRGLRIG; encoded by the coding sequence ATGCTGGTATTAAGTCGCAAGGCAGGCGAGAAGATTCAGATCGGCGACGGGATCACGCTCGAGGTGCGGCGTGTAGCGGGCAACCGCGTCACGCTGGCGATCGAGGCCCCCAAGGACGTCCGCATCCTGCGTGGCGAGTTGGAGAAAGTGGTCGCCCAGTTTAACGAGCCGGAGCCGACCGTCCGCACGGTCCCCCCCGTGCCCCGCTCCGACTCCCGCTTCGGCGTGAACGGCCGCGGCTTGGCCGGGGCGGTTGCTAGCGCCCGGATGCGCGGACTGCGGATCGGCTGA